CAAGTGATAAAAGTGACTAATGGAAACGTATTCCTGGATTATACAGTCAATATCAAGCATGATGAAGCGCGGATACTCTCCTTCAAACTGAATGACGCTTATGCCGGAGTTATCGACCAGTCTAAACGTACCATCACCGTACGTGTGCCAAGCTCAGTCAATATCAAAAATATGGTTTCGATCATCACAACTTCGGCAGGAGCCATCGTAATGCCGGCATCCGGCCAAGCTATTGACTTCAGTAATCCTGTAGAATTCACTGTTTCATACAACACTGCATCCGCCGTTTATACGGTAACGGTTATCCCGACCGATGCACCGAGTGCCGTATATGTAGGTCTGGCAGCTACACTGAATGAACTAAATCCGGAAGAAAAAGAAGCAGCAACCTGGATGCTGAACAATGTTGCCAATTCACAATATATCTCATTCGAAGATGTGCAGGCAGGAAGAGTAGACCTGAGCGAATGTGAAATCATGTGGTGGCATCTGCACATAGACGGCGGCATCGACAGCATGGATAAGTTTGAAAAGGCAGCGCCTGCGGCAATCAGTGCATTGGTGAAGATGAAAGAACTTTATAACAATGGTATGAACCTGTTACTTACCCGCTATGCCACTTATTATGCCGCCAAGCTGGGGGCTACCTTGGACGGCAACAACCCGAACAACTGTTGGGGACAATCGGAAGAATCCGGTGAAATAGTAGGTGGTGCATGGAACTTCTTTATCCAGGGACACGAGTCGCATGCTCTCTACCAGAACCTGGTGATGAACAGCGGTGAAACAGACAAGGTTTATACTTTCGATACCGGTTACCGGACCACCAACAGTACAGCACAATGGCACATCGGTTCCGACTGGGGCGGTTACGCCACAAATGAAGTATGGCGTACCAATCATGGCGGTGTTGATCTGGGTTATGGTGGTGATGGTGCTATCGTAGCATGGGAATATCTGTCTGAAGGTTCTCGCGGAGGCATCGTATGTATCGGCTCAGGATGCTACGACTGGTATGCCTATGGCATAGACGCTTCAGCGGACAAATACCACGGCAATGTGGCCAAACTGACAGAGAATGCAATTGACTATTTAACTGGTAAATAAAACTAATATATGAAAACAATGATATATTCACTCACACTGGCTGCTCTGATGATCACTTCTTTCAGCAGCTGTAGCGATGACAATGATCCGGTTTTAACTCAGAAGGACTGGGACGGAACCACCACTTATTTTGCTTCGGCAGATGCCATGAAGTTTGATACTTACTACAAGCCATCTGTTGGTTATGTAGGCGATCCGATGCCTTTCTATGATCCGCAGGCTAAAGATTTCAAGATTATGTATCTACAGGAATACCGTCCGAACCAGGCAGGCACTTACCACCCGATATGGGCGGTAAGTACCCAAGATGCCGCCTCATATACCTCTATGGGTGAACTGATTTCCTGCGGCGGACTGGCGGAACAGGATGCTGCTATCGGAACGGGTAGTACTATTTATAATCCTTCGGATAAATTGTACTATACTTTCTACACAGGTAACAAATATCAACCTACTTCTTCCGAGAACGGTCAGGTAGTGATGTATGCTACTTCACCTGACTTCAAGACCTGGACCAAGAATCGCACTTTCTATCTGAAAGGTGACACTGACGGATACAGCAAGAATGATTTCCGCGATCCCTTCGTTTTTGAAGGTGAAGATGGAAAATACCACATGCTTATTTCCACTACCAAAAGTGGTAAAGGTGTGCTGGCCGAATATACTTCTACGGATATGAAAAGCTGGGAACATGCAGGTGTGTTCATGACCATGATGTGGGATCGCTTTTACGAATGTCCCGATGTCTTCAAGATGGGAGACTGGTGGTATCTGGTCTACTCGGAGATGCATGCAGCCATACGCAAAGTTCAATATTTCAAGGGGCGTACATTGGAAGAGCTGAAAGCAACTACCGCCAATGATACCGGCATCTGGCCCGACAGCCACGAAGGTTTCCTTGACTCCCGCGGTTTCTATGCAGGCAAGACGGCTTCGGACGGAACTAACCGCTACATTTGGGGATGGTGCCCTACTCGCTCGGGTAATGACAATACTGCCGTAGGAGCTTCTCCGAACGAACCGGAATGGGCAGGAAGCCTGGTTGCTCACAAAGTCATCCAGCATGCGGATGGTACTTTGACTTTAGGCTTAGTAGAAGGTATCAGCCAGAAATATGCCACTGCCTCTGCCGTAAAAGTGATGGAAAAAAGTAACGGAGTATCAGAAAGCAACGGTAACTATACTCTGACGGATAACGATTATATCCTATTCAATCGCTTAAATGTAAATAACAAGATTTCATTCACCGTAAAGACGGCAGGTGATGCAGATAGATTCGGTATCTCTCTGGTACGCGGCACGGACTCCAAGAAGTACTATACCATCGTCGTAAACCCGGAAGACAACAACAATAAGCGGAAGATAAACTTCGAAGAAGAAGGTGAAGATGGTAAAGGATTCATTGACGGAATAGACGGTTATCTGTTCGACAGACCTGCTGATAATACTTATAATGTAACGATCTGTACGGATAACTCTGTCTGCGTGGTTTATATCAATGACAATGTGGCTTATACGAATCGCATTTACGGGATACAGAAGAATCTGTGGTCTATCAACAGCTATTCGGGAAGTGTGGAAGTCAGCAACGTGAAGGTCAGCCACTACTAAGCGGAGAAACGTAGCTAATTTTTACCTTCGTTATATATTTCCCCGAAGACCGTCTGGAATATATTCTGAGAGGGGGAATAATCAGTATACGACTGAATAGGGATGAGTATACGACTGAACCCTATTCAGTCGTATACTGAATCCCATTCAATCCGGCACTGAACTAACGAATGCCGGAGAAGTTTTATGTTTTGTGTAATTTTCGTACGCTTATCAATTAATGGCACCGGAAACTACATTGCGTGCCTGTCCTTCCCGATTGATGGCAATCAGCACCTGTTTCTGTTTTTCGGGCAGTTGATATAGTAATTCGGCATAAGTATCTGCCGTGAAGTTAACAATGTAGTTGATGGCATCTTCTATCATTTCCATACCACATGTAGCTCCAAGAGTTTTCAGAAAAAGGATATTCATTATTTTCTACAAATGATATCAGACCTCCTAAAGTTTGTAGTCCGACAAAGATTAAGAATAAAGAGGATTAATCACTGAAAATCATACTTCGCCGCACACGCATAGCCTTCCTCATACAAATCAGTCAGCTTCCGTATATCCCGTTCGATGCGGTCTACCATTACAGGTTTCTGCGGACGGATTACAGTAATTTCTCCCGCTTCTTCCATGCGTTCTACCATCTCCAACTGCTCGTTGTACACACGACAACGGCGGCTCAATGCCTCACGCATCTTCGGATATTTCCGGTAGAGAAAAGACGGGATGTGTATATCCTTTGCTTCCTTGCGATACCCATGATTG
The nucleotide sequence above comes from Bacteroides intestinalis DSM 17393. Encoded proteins:
- a CDS encoding DUF4960 domain-containing protein, whose protein sequence is MKSILNKLNLLVLGIVLLLAFPGCSDDNTSELKLDGDTWLTAFELNNAYMGVIDRTNKTVTVAVPEIYDTDAMKVTGIEVSEGAEASVKAGDVLNFSFPQVIKVTNGNVFLDYTVNIKHDEARILSFKLNDAYAGVIDQSKRTITVRVPSSVNIKNMVSIITTSAGAIVMPASGQAIDFSNPVEFTVSYNTASAVYTVTVIPTDAPSAVYVGLAATLNELNPEEKEAATWMLNNVANSQYISFEDVQAGRVDLSECEIMWWHLHIDGGIDSMDKFEKAAPAAISALVKMKELYNNGMNLLLTRYATYYAAKLGATLDGNNPNNCWGQSEESGEIVGGAWNFFIQGHESHALYQNLVMNSGETDKVYTFDTGYRTTNSTAQWHIGSDWGGYATNEVWRTNHGGVDLGYGGDGAIVAWEYLSEGSRGGIVCIGSGCYDWYAYGIDASADKYHGNVAKLTENAIDYLTGK
- a CDS encoding glycoside hydrolase family 32 protein, with the translated sequence MKTMIYSLTLAALMITSFSSCSDDNDPVLTQKDWDGTTTYFASADAMKFDTYYKPSVGYVGDPMPFYDPQAKDFKIMYLQEYRPNQAGTYHPIWAVSTQDAASYTSMGELISCGGLAEQDAAIGTGSTIYNPSDKLYYTFYTGNKYQPTSSENGQVVMYATSPDFKTWTKNRTFYLKGDTDGYSKNDFRDPFVFEGEDGKYHMLISTTKSGKGVLAEYTSTDMKSWEHAGVFMTMMWDRFYECPDVFKMGDWWYLVYSEMHAAIRKVQYFKGRTLEELKATTANDTGIWPDSHEGFLDSRGFYAGKTASDGTNRYIWGWCPTRSGNDNTAVGASPNEPEWAGSLVAHKVIQHADGTLTLGLVEGISQKYATASAVKVMEKSNGVSESNGNYTLTDNDYILFNRLNVNNKISFTVKTAGDADRFGISLVRGTDSKKYYTIVVNPEDNNNKRKINFEEEGEDGKGFIDGIDGYLFDRPADNTYNVTICTDNSVCVVYINDNVAYTNRIYGIQKNLWSINSYSGSVEVSNVKVSHY